The Methylacidimicrobium sp. B4 genome contains a region encoding:
- the gatC gene encoding Asp-tRNA(Asn)/Glu-tRNA(Gln) amidotransferase subunit GatC, with amino-acid sequence MPTLAIDVAYVAELARLRLSPEEIETFGDQLEQVLAYVKKLEEVDVQDVALVGEESGFQNRLRPDRPLPELTQGEALENAPQPAGGLFLVPRILE; translated from the coding sequence GTGCCCACCCTTGCGATCGACGTCGCCTATGTCGCGGAGCTCGCACGCCTGCGCCTCTCCCCGGAGGAGATCGAAACCTTCGGCGACCAGCTGGAGCAGGTCCTCGCCTATGTGAAGAAGCTGGAGGAGGTCGACGTCCAAGACGTCGCTCTCGTCGGGGAGGAGAGCGGCTTCCAGAATCGCCTGCGCCCCGATCGCCCCCTCCCCGAGCTTACGCAAGGCGAGGCGCTCGAAAATGCGCCACAGCCGGCGGGCGGACTCTTCCTTGTCCCACGGATCCTCGAGTGA
- the proS gene encoding proline--tRNA ligase, with amino-acid sequence MTERPAIAPTRQEDFPEWYQQVIAAADLAENSEVRGCMIIKPWGYAIWERMQRELDRRIKAAGHRNAYFPLFIPLSFLEKEAEHVEGFAKECAVVTHHRLEAKEGRLVPGAPLAEPLVVRPTSETIIGAAFARWIQSYRDLPLRINQWANVVRWELRPRLFLRTSEFLWQEGHTAHQSAEEAEAEALRMLRLYEGFLCEMLALPAIAGEKTPRERFPGAVRTLTLEVLVQDRKAIQAGTSHFLGQNFARANGITFLSPEGRQEHAWTTSWGVSTRLVGTLIMAHSDDNGLALPPRVAPTQIILLPLIRKEEERAAVEGACARLAIELSEKRYAGEPLRVEIDARPLAGGVKNWEWVKKGVPLRVEIGPREVAAGTLSVIRRDRPPRERLSVSAPQFVANVEQTLAEMQQGFWERALAFQKSHTRRIGSREEFLEFFTPEDSEKPEIHGGFAEVPWAGDTALEEKIHEEQKVTIRCIPLEQEPLSGTCPFSGKPGKQWVLFGKAY; translated from the coding sequence ATGACGGAACGGCCAGCGATTGCCCCTACGCGCCAGGAAGATTTTCCCGAGTGGTACCAGCAGGTCATCGCTGCGGCGGACCTGGCGGAAAATTCCGAGGTGCGGGGCTGCATGATCATCAAGCCCTGGGGCTATGCGATCTGGGAGCGGATGCAGCGCGAGCTCGATCGCCGGATCAAGGCGGCGGGCCACCGGAACGCCTACTTTCCGCTCTTCATTCCCTTGAGCTTTCTCGAAAAAGAGGCGGAGCATGTGGAGGGGTTTGCCAAGGAGTGCGCTGTCGTCACCCACCACCGGCTGGAGGCAAAGGAGGGGCGTCTGGTACCGGGGGCACCACTCGCCGAGCCCCTGGTTGTGCGCCCCACTTCCGAGACGATCATCGGGGCGGCCTTCGCCCGGTGGATCCAGTCGTATCGCGACCTGCCCTTGCGGATCAACCAGTGGGCCAACGTGGTGCGCTGGGAGCTACGGCCCCGGCTCTTTTTGCGGACGAGCGAATTCCTCTGGCAGGAGGGTCATACGGCGCACCAGAGTGCCGAAGAGGCCGAGGCAGAAGCGCTCCGCATGCTGCGGCTCTACGAGGGATTCCTTTGCGAGATGCTCGCCCTCCCGGCGATCGCCGGGGAGAAGACGCCCCGCGAGCGATTCCCAGGCGCCGTGCGGACCTTGACCCTCGAAGTGCTCGTCCAGGATCGAAAGGCGATCCAAGCCGGCACCTCCCACTTTTTGGGGCAGAATTTTGCCCGTGCCAACGGCATCACCTTTCTTTCCCCAGAGGGGCGCCAAGAGCATGCCTGGACGACGAGCTGGGGAGTGAGCACCCGGCTGGTGGGCACCCTGATCATGGCCCACTCGGATGACAACGGACTGGCCCTCCCGCCCCGCGTCGCTCCCACGCAGATCATCCTCTTGCCCCTTATCCGGAAGGAGGAGGAGCGAGCGGCGGTCGAAGGAGCCTGTGCGCGGCTAGCGATCGAGCTCTCGGAAAAGCGCTATGCTGGGGAGCCTCTCCGCGTGGAGATCGATGCTCGGCCGCTCGCTGGAGGAGTCAAGAACTGGGAGTGGGTGAAGAAGGGAGTGCCGCTCCGTGTCGAAATCGGCCCGCGGGAGGTAGCGGCGGGAACGCTCTCGGTCATTCGACGGGATCGGCCCCCGCGGGAACGGCTCTCCGTGTCGGCGCCGCAGTTCGTCGCCAACGTCGAGCAGACCCTGGCGGAGATGCAGCAGGGCTTCTGGGAGCGGGCGCTTGCCTTTCAGAAGAGCCATACACGGCGGATCGGATCCCGCGAGGAGTTCCTCGAGTTCTTTACCCCGGAAGACTCGGAAAAGCCAGAGATCCACGGGGGGTTCGCCGAGGTCCCCTGGGCCGGTGATACGGCCCTGGAGGAGAAGATCCACGAGGAGCAGAAGGTCACGATCCGCTGCATTCCTTTGGAGCAGGAGCCTCTATCCGGAACCTGCCCCTTCTCCGGAAAGCCCGGGAAGCAGTGGGTCCTTTTCGGAAAGGCCTATTGA
- a CDS encoding DUF4160 domain-containing protein → MPTVSVFYGILIQMFFEDHAPPHFHARYAEHRAQINIATLEIMSGSLPRTAMSLVRQWGEGHRDELMENWQLCVQMRPPKKITPLS, encoded by the coding sequence ATGCCGACAGTAAGCGTTTTCTATGGCATCTTGATTCAGATGTTCTTTGAGGATCACGCCCCTCCTCACTTCCATGCACGCTATGCGGAGCATCGGGCTCAGATCAATATTGCAACGCTGGAGATCATGAGTGGGAGCTTGCCCCGCACTGCAATGTCGTTAGTCCGGCAGTGGGGAGAAGGGCATCGCGACGAACTGATGGAGAACTGGCAGCTATGTGTGCAAATGCGCCCGCCGAAGAAGATCACGCCGCTGTCCTAG
- a CDS encoding DUF2442 domain-containing protein, with protein sequence MPPIRAEAPDDVRDVIPLPGYRLAVRFVDGTSGTVDLSARVASPKAGVFARLRDPEMFARVYVEHGAVTWPGEIDLAPDVMHAALQRAGEWKLEG encoded by the coding sequence GTGCCCCCGATTCGTGCCGAGGCACCCGACGACGTGCGCGACGTGATCCCCTTGCCCGGCTACCGCTTGGCCGTGCGGTTCGTGGACGGGACGAGTGGAACCGTGGACCTATCGGCTCGCGTGGCCTCGCCGAAGGCTGGAGTGTTCGCAAGGCTGCGCGATCCAGAGATGTTTGCGCGAGTCTATGTGGAGCACGGGGCCGTCACTTGGCCGGGTGAAATCGATCTTGCCCCGGATGTGATGCATGCCGCATTGCAGCGTGCGGGTGAATGGAAATTGGAAGGCTAG
- a CDS encoding class I SAM-dependent methyltransferase, whose translation MKALACWLPIAYALGCAGALTAVPAPPPARESAELAAQYEAVSRPQFIQGKKLVSLLSIEAGDSVLDLGCGTGKLAEYVAKLVGPKGRVIGLDPSPERIAIAEKREAGCLSFRVAGSDDLSSFPSGSFDRIYLNYVFHWIDKQAETLRQIDRLLKPGGRVGISTGSKDQPSRLRKLIRESVREALGKVPPGLFLSPFRIRAQELRALAEQAGFRIVALQVLPFSDYVKDPAGVVAFLDASSSGRFLSGVGEEKRARIIAVLQRKLARLQTRRGIKMEHPAIFLVAEKPK comes from the coding sequence ATGAAGGCGCTCGCTTGCTGGCTACCTATCGCGTATGCACTCGGTTGCGCGGGTGCGCTCACTGCCGTTCCGGCCCCCCCTCCCGCCAGGGAATCCGCGGAACTCGCCGCCCAATATGAGGCCGTGAGCCGCCCGCAGTTCATCCAGGGGAAAAAGCTCGTCTCGCTGCTTTCGATCGAAGCCGGCGACTCCGTCCTGGATCTAGGATGCGGGACCGGGAAGCTTGCCGAATACGTGGCGAAGCTCGTGGGTCCGAAGGGGAGGGTGATTGGGCTCGATCCTTCTCCGGAGCGAATCGCCATTGCCGAGAAGAGGGAAGCGGGATGTCTTTCGTTCCGAGTGGCGGGCTCTGACGACCTCTCTTCCTTCCCGAGCGGCTCCTTCGATCGGATCTACCTCAACTACGTCTTTCACTGGATCGACAAGCAGGCCGAAACTCTGCGGCAGATCGATCGGCTCTTGAAGCCCGGTGGACGGGTCGGGATCAGCACGGGCTCCAAGGATCAGCCGTCCAGGCTCCGGAAGCTGATCCGGGAATCGGTTCGGGAGGCCCTGGGAAAGGTGCCTCCCGGCCTCTTCTTGTCTCCCTTCCGCATCCGCGCGCAGGAGCTCCGAGCGCTCGCCGAGCAGGCCGGATTCCGGATCGTCGCCTTGCAGGTTCTCCCCTTCTCGGATTACGTGAAGGACCCGGCCGGCGTCGTCGCCTTCCTCGACGCCAGCAGCTCAGGAAGATTCCTTTCCGGGGTAGGGGAAGAGAAACGTGCGCGAATCATCGCTGTCCTCCAGAGGAAGCTGGCCAGGCTCCAAACCCGGCGCGGAATCAAGATGGAGCACCCGGCGATCTTTCTCGTCGCCGAGAAGCCAAAATAG
- a CDS encoding alanine--glyoxylate aminotransferase family protein: MTSHVKLFIPGPTEVSPQTLQAFASPMIGHRSKGFQELYADLQPKLQALFYTKGPVYFSTSSAWGVMEAAVRNLVNKKVLCCANGAFSDKWHDVSLRSGKAAELLAVPWGSAIDPEAVRQKLATGEFDALTLIHNETSTGLMNPLWEIAAVLRDFPDVSFIVDTVSSFSVLKIPFEELGIDVMLTGTQKALALPPGAALFAVSERALAKAATVSGRGYYFDFLEFQKNHEKNMTPSTPSIGHLYALRQKLAEIAAEGIENRYARHRQNAEIVRSWVKEKGFSLFPKEQFASLSLTCASNTRKIDVAKWIQLLRNRFHCVIDGGYGKLKGQTFRISHMGDETPQTVRQLLGWLDECLDELG, translated from the coding sequence ATGACATCTCACGTAAAACTTTTTATCCCGGGTCCCACGGAAGTTTCCCCTCAAACGCTCCAGGCGTTTGCTTCGCCGATGATCGGACACCGGAGCAAGGGCTTCCAGGAGCTCTACGCTGATCTCCAGCCCAAGTTGCAGGCGCTCTTCTATACGAAAGGACCCGTCTACTTCAGCACCAGCTCCGCTTGGGGCGTCATGGAGGCTGCTGTCCGCAACCTCGTCAACAAGAAGGTGCTCTGCTGCGCCAACGGTGCCTTCTCCGATAAATGGCATGACGTCTCCCTCCGTAGCGGAAAGGCCGCCGAGCTACTCGCAGTCCCCTGGGGCAGCGCGATCGATCCGGAAGCGGTCCGTCAGAAGCTCGCAACGGGCGAGTTCGATGCGCTCACCCTGATCCACAACGAGACCTCCACCGGCCTCATGAATCCGCTCTGGGAAATCGCTGCGGTCCTGCGGGACTTTCCCGATGTTTCCTTCATCGTCGACACGGTCTCTTCCTTCAGCGTGCTCAAGATCCCCTTCGAGGAGCTGGGAATCGACGTGATGTTGACTGGCACCCAGAAGGCCCTGGCGCTTCCTCCGGGAGCGGCTCTTTTCGCGGTTTCTGAGCGGGCGCTCGCCAAGGCGGCCACCGTGTCCGGGCGCGGCTACTATTTCGACTTCCTCGAGTTCCAAAAGAACCACGAGAAGAACATGACGCCGAGCACCCCTTCGATCGGCCACCTCTACGCCCTCCGGCAGAAGCTTGCGGAAATCGCCGCGGAGGGGATCGAGAACCGCTACGCCCGCCATCGGCAGAATGCCGAGATCGTTCGCTCCTGGGTGAAGGAGAAGGGATTTTCTCTCTTCCCGAAGGAGCAATTCGCCTCGCTCTCCCTCACCTGCGCCTCGAACACGCGGAAGATTGACGTAGCCAAATGGATCCAGCTCCTGCGGAACCGGTTCCACTGCGTGATCGACGGAGGGTACGGGAAGCTCAAAGGACAAACCTTCCGTATCTCTCACATGGGAGACGAGACGCCGCAGACGGTCCGACAGCTGCTGGGATGGCTCGACGAGTGCCTGGACGAGCTCGGCTGA
- the rpe gene encoding ribulose-phosphate 3-epimerase — protein sequence MTPSGEAGRQGKGDHLVKLAPSILSADFARLEAHAREALEAGADWLHIDVMDGHFVPNITIGPLIVEALRPLRAETGAFLDVHLMIEKPERYLADFARAGADIITVHVETCPHLHRTVQAIHESGVKAGVTLNPATPLVALEEILRYVDLVLIMSVNPGFGGQQYIPTSTDKIRRLRRMLDEIGSDAWLEVDGGVKPENAGEIVQAGADVLVAGSAVFKGKTAANVERLLSAVATAHAV from the coding sequence ATGACACCATCAGGGGAAGCGGGACGGCAGGGCAAAGGAGACCACCTCGTGAAGCTGGCTCCATCGATTCTGTCCGCCGATTTTGCCCGCTTGGAAGCCCATGCCCGCGAGGCGCTCGAAGCGGGAGCCGACTGGCTCCACATCGATGTCATGGACGGACATTTCGTCCCGAACATCACGATTGGCCCCCTCATCGTGGAGGCCCTCCGCCCTCTACGGGCCGAGACCGGAGCTTTTTTGGATGTCCACCTCATGATCGAGAAGCCGGAGCGGTACCTGGCCGACTTTGCTCGCGCGGGGGCCGACATCATCACGGTGCATGTCGAAACCTGCCCCCATCTCCACCGGACGGTGCAGGCGATCCACGAATCAGGAGTGAAGGCGGGGGTCACCCTCAACCCGGCCACGCCCCTGGTTGCTCTCGAGGAGATCCTCCGCTACGTGGACCTGGTGCTCATCATGTCCGTGAACCCGGGCTTTGGAGGGCAGCAATACATTCCCACCAGCACGGACAAGATCCGCCGGCTGCGCCGGATGCTCGATGAGATCGGCTCCGACGCCTGGCTCGAGGTCGATGGCGGCGTGAAGCCCGAAAACGCGGGAGAGATCGTCCAGGCGGGAGCAGACGTCCTGGTCGCGGGTTCCGCGGTGTTCAAAGGCAAGACGGCCGCCAACGTCGAGCGCCTCTTGAGCGCGGTCGCCACGGCGCACGCGGTTTAA
- a CDS encoding amylo-alpha-1,6-glucosidase — protein MDSEFAIGTPKKLMEDQALVLKRGDTFGVFSPAGDAEARMRPAEGLFRGDTRFLSRFRFLLGRGEPLLLSSHVGGLEAGASIDLTNVDLHEEDGRLVLPSRTIHVLRRKRIYDGGFREELWLHNYGAASVTLDCDLLFEADFADVFEVRGKNRSRRGRLSKPRIRGSAVILGYQGVDHVERTTRLTFTPSPTELGAKIARYRLPLRAGEERKLEVEVECFAEPEPKLFIRSMPSPARKRAGRLRRYLGCAGVRTTDQHIQDWIDQARADLEMLVTPTREGLYPFAGVPWFSTVFGRDGILTALQYLWLDPHLAQGVLRFLAAHQATGEEEGKILHEMRQGEMAAIGDVPFGLYYGSIDATPLFILLAGAFYARTGDKPLIERLWPHIELALRWMERRGDRDGDGFLEYPRPPKGQGLWNQGWKDSDDAVFHADGTLAEGPIALCEVQGYAYAAWMSAADLAHVLGKGESAQEMRRKAERLRERFEEAFWCEDLGTYALALDGKKEPCRVAASNAGHALFSGIASPPRARRVAELLLGPTFFSGWGIRTLAEGAPRYNPMSYHNGSVWPHDNSLIALGLARYGFSAELRKLAEGLFCTLDYLEDHRLPELFCGFPRRPASPPVRYPIACRPQGWASGSLFALLAACLGIGFDAEGGEIRFAKPVLPDQVEDLLLHGLLLKKASVDVLFRSHIRDVAMNVVRRRGSVSVVLVN, from the coding sequence GTGGATAGCGAATTCGCCATCGGGACGCCGAAGAAGCTCATGGAAGACCAGGCCCTGGTCCTGAAGCGAGGCGATACCTTTGGGGTGTTCAGTCCCGCGGGAGATGCCGAGGCCCGGATGCGGCCGGCCGAAGGTCTCTTCCGCGGGGATACCCGTTTCCTCTCCCGCTTCCGGTTCCTGCTGGGACGAGGAGAGCCCCTGCTGCTCAGCTCCCACGTGGGCGGGCTCGAGGCCGGGGCCAGCATCGACCTGACCAATGTCGACCTTCACGAGGAGGACGGACGACTCGTCCTCCCGAGCCGGACGATCCATGTGCTTCGGAGGAAGCGGATCTACGATGGGGGCTTCCGAGAGGAGCTCTGGCTTCACAATTATGGCGCTGCTTCGGTTACGCTTGATTGCGATCTGCTTTTTGAAGCCGATTTTGCCGATGTCTTCGAGGTAAGGGGGAAGAACCGTTCGCGGCGGGGGAGGCTGAGCAAGCCCCGGATTCGCGGCTCGGCGGTGATCCTGGGATATCAGGGGGTTGACCATGTCGAGCGGACGACCCGTCTCACCTTCACCCCCTCGCCGACGGAGCTGGGGGCGAAGATTGCCCGTTATCGACTTCCCTTGCGGGCGGGCGAGGAGCGGAAGCTCGAGGTGGAAGTGGAGTGCTTCGCCGAGCCAGAGCCGAAGCTCTTCATCCGGAGCATGCCGAGCCCTGCCCGCAAGAGGGCCGGACGCTTGCGCCGCTATCTGGGCTGTGCGGGAGTCCGGACGACCGATCAGCATATCCAGGACTGGATCGATCAGGCCCGCGCCGATCTCGAGATGCTGGTGACTCCGACGCGCGAAGGGCTCTATCCCTTTGCGGGAGTGCCCTGGTTCAGTACTGTCTTCGGACGTGACGGAATCCTCACGGCCTTGCAGTACCTCTGGCTCGATCCGCACCTCGCGCAGGGAGTCCTTCGCTTTTTAGCGGCGCATCAGGCGACGGGGGAGGAGGAGGGGAAGATCCTGCACGAGATGCGGCAGGGGGAGATGGCGGCGATCGGGGATGTCCCCTTCGGCCTCTATTACGGGAGCATCGACGCGACGCCTCTCTTCATTTTGCTGGCGGGGGCTTTCTATGCACGGACGGGGGACAAGCCGCTGATCGAACGGCTCTGGCCGCACATCGAGCTTGCGTTGCGCTGGATGGAGAGGCGGGGCGATCGGGACGGAGATGGTTTTCTCGAGTATCCGAGGCCTCCGAAGGGACAGGGACTTTGGAATCAAGGCTGGAAGGATAGCGACGATGCGGTTTTTCATGCGGACGGGACGCTCGCCGAAGGGCCGATCGCTCTTTGCGAGGTGCAAGGCTACGCCTATGCGGCATGGATGAGTGCTGCTGACTTGGCGCACGTCTTGGGAAAAGGGGAGTCAGCCCAGGAGATGCGGCGGAAGGCGGAGCGCCTGCGGGAGCGCTTCGAAGAGGCTTTCTGGTGCGAGGATCTCGGCACCTATGCCCTGGCCTTGGACGGAAAGAAGGAACCCTGCCGCGTTGCCGCTTCCAATGCGGGTCATGCCCTCTTTTCCGGAATCGCCTCTCCCCCCCGGGCTCGTCGCGTAGCGGAGCTGCTGCTCGGGCCCACCTTTTTCAGTGGCTGGGGGATCCGCACGCTGGCCGAGGGCGCTCCCCGCTACAACCCGATGTCCTATCACAATGGTTCGGTCTGGCCGCACGACAATAGCCTCATCGCGCTCGGCTTGGCCCGCTATGGCTTTTCGGCCGAGCTGCGCAAGCTGGCAGAGGGTCTCTTCTGCACGCTCGACTACTTGGAAGATCACCGTCTCCCGGAGCTTTTTTGCGGCTTTCCCCGGCGGCCGGCTTCCCCGCCGGTACGGTATCCGATCGCCTGCCGTCCCCAGGGTTGGGCCAGTGGGAGCCTCTTCGCGCTCCTGGCGGCCTGCCTGGGGATCGGATTCGATGCCGAAGGAGGGGAGATTCGATTTGCCAAGCCGGTTCTTCCGGATCAGGTGGAAGATCTCCTTCTCCACGGTCTTCTCCTGAAGAAGGCTTCCGTCGACGTGCTTTTTCGTTCCCACATTCGGGACGTGGCGATGAATGTCGTCCGCCGGCGAGGCAGCGTGTCGGTCGTCCTCGTGAACTAG
- a CDS encoding enoyl-CoA hydratase/isomerase family protein, whose product MSSDRSVWIEERSATGGARLGCVVLHPSSSLNALSLESAELLDTALSGWADDPGIACIVLSGSGERAFCAGGDLRRIYQAIRSGDAGYAGRFFIREYRVVAKIHGYPKPILCWGDGIAYGGGLGLLAGASHRVVTEKSRLAMPEISIGLFPDVGGSWFLGRMPGRIGLFLALTGLPVQAGDALFLKLADAFLPAEQRASVLEERLPNLPWTGRADEDRLLLSRSLREWARPWRGSIPPARTRLDFDRIQSLTDGETLQEIAGKIAYGPVSTDPWFTQGAENLAEGCPVSAWLIWELSRRTTRMSLQEVIRLETTVACQCAMRSDFPEGIRALLIDKDRKPQWSDGSIGEVSPHKVEEHFEAPWRPEEHPMRDL is encoded by the coding sequence ATGAGCAGCGATCGGTCGGTCTGGATCGAGGAAAGGAGTGCGACCGGAGGAGCGCGTCTCGGCTGTGTCGTGCTGCATCCGTCGTCATCGCTCAACGCCCTTTCTCTGGAGAGCGCCGAGCTTCTCGACACGGCCCTTTCCGGGTGGGCCGATGATCCGGGGATTGCCTGCATCGTGCTCTCCGGCAGCGGAGAGCGGGCGTTTTGCGCGGGAGGGGATCTTCGGAGAATCTATCAGGCAATCCGGTCGGGGGACGCGGGCTACGCCGGCCGGTTCTTCATCCGGGAATACCGCGTCGTCGCGAAGATCCATGGCTACCCCAAGCCGATTCTCTGCTGGGGTGATGGGATCGCGTATGGCGGCGGGCTCGGGCTTCTGGCCGGGGCGAGTCACCGCGTGGTGACCGAGAAGAGCCGCCTGGCGATGCCGGAGATCTCGATCGGGCTCTTTCCCGACGTGGGCGGAAGCTGGTTCCTGGGCAGGATGCCCGGCCGGATCGGCCTCTTCCTGGCCCTCACCGGACTCCCCGTTCAGGCGGGCGATGCGCTCTTCCTCAAGCTGGCCGATGCCTTTCTGCCCGCCGAGCAGCGAGCATCGGTCTTGGAGGAAAGACTCCCGAACCTTCCCTGGACCGGGCGAGCCGATGAGGACCGCCTGCTTCTCTCCCGATCGCTCCGGGAATGGGCGCGTCCTTGGCGGGGCTCGATCCCTCCCGCGCGGACCCGGCTCGACTTCGATCGGATTCAATCTCTTACCGATGGGGAGACCTTGCAAGAGATTGCCGGCAAGATCGCGTATGGGCCGGTGTCGACCGATCCCTGGTTTACCCAGGGCGCGGAAAATCTTGCGGAGGGCTGTCCGGTTTCCGCCTGGCTGATCTGGGAGCTTTCCCGCAGGACGACCCGGATGTCTCTCCAGGAGGTGATCCGGCTGGAGACGACCGTCGCGTGCCAGTGCGCGATGCGTTCTGACTTTCCGGAAGGGATTCGCGCCCTCTTGATTGACAAGGACCGGAAGCCTCAGTGGAGCGACGGGAGCATCGGGGAGGTTTCGCCGCACAAGGTGGAAGAGCACTTCGAGGCGCCTTGGCGCCCGGAAGAGCACCCCATGAGAGATCTCTGA
- the cmk gene encoding (d)CMP kinase has translation MQSRSERNAPEGAPQHPVVAIDGPSASGKSTVAKALAQVLGIAYCNSGLVYRAITWSLVRKGLELDRESAFKTAVRQMKIECRIDENELHVQVDGKEPGEEVRSPAVNAAVSRVAASSWLRERLLPVFRRLAEDRSLVMEGRDIGTAVFPATRFKFYVDADPKIREQRRQNQGETDSIEERDWEDRSREAAPLRRAADAVLLDSSEMTVEEVVRRMLDELRKRGFPVPEGASVP, from the coding sequence ATGCAGTCTCGTTCCGAACGGAACGCGCCCGAGGGCGCCCCGCAGCACCCCGTGGTTGCAATCGACGGTCCCTCCGCTTCCGGGAAGAGTACGGTGGCCAAAGCGCTCGCGCAGGTTCTGGGGATCGCCTATTGCAACAGCGGACTGGTCTACCGGGCGATCACTTGGAGCCTGGTCCGTAAAGGGCTGGAGCTCGATCGCGAGTCGGCGTTCAAGACGGCTGTACGGCAGATGAAGATCGAGTGCCGGATCGACGAAAACGAGCTCCATGTCCAGGTCGATGGGAAGGAGCCGGGCGAGGAGGTGCGGAGCCCGGCTGTCAATGCCGCGGTCTCCCGTGTTGCCGCCTCCTCGTGGCTCAGGGAAAGGCTTCTTCCGGTCTTCCGCCGTTTGGCCGAGGACCGGTCGCTCGTGATGGAGGGCCGAGATATTGGAACGGCCGTCTTTCCGGCCACCCGGTTCAAGTTTTACGTCGACGCGGATCCGAAGATTCGCGAGCAGCGGAGGCAGAATCAGGGAGAGACCGATTCGATCGAGGAGCGGGACTGGGAAGACCGCTCTCGGGAGGCGGCTCCGCTGCGGCGGGCGGCGGATGCCGTGCTCCTCGATTCGAGCGAGATGACCGTAGAAGAGGTGGTCCGCCGGATGCTCGACGAGCTGCGCAAGCGGGGATTTCCGGTGCCGGAAGGCGCCTCCGTTCCATGA
- a CDS encoding lysophospholipid acyltransferase family protein, with product MRPWYAAARAMVKACLRLFFRLRGEGVERVPSGGLLLVSNHASYLDPVAVGSVVPREIYYLARRSLFRGPMAALLTSVNTIPTARERPEPAALRKILGLLAAGQGVLIFPEGTRSTDGSLQAAEPGAGFLAAQAGVPILPVRVFGSFEALPRSSRFPRLVPIRVVIGSPYPPRPIDEGEAKKDYYRSLADEMIRRIGELR from the coding sequence ATGAGGCCTTGGTATGCCGCTGCGCGGGCGATGGTGAAAGCCTGCCTGCGACTCTTCTTCCGGTTGCGGGGGGAGGGCGTGGAACGGGTGCCCTCGGGCGGACTTCTTCTCGTTTCGAATCACGCGAGCTACCTCGACCCGGTGGCCGTGGGGTCCGTGGTGCCGCGGGAGATCTACTACCTGGCCCGGCGCTCGCTCTTCCGGGGCCCGATGGCGGCGCTTCTGACCAGCGTGAACACCATTCCCACCGCGCGGGAGCGCCCGGAACCCGCCGCCCTCCGCAAGATTCTCGGTCTTTTGGCTGCGGGCCAGGGCGTACTGATCTTTCCAGAGGGGACGAGAAGCACCGATGGAAGCTTACAGGCGGCGGAACCGGGAGCCGGCTTCCTTGCGGCTCAGGCCGGGGTCCCCATTTTGCCCGTGCGCGTCTTTGGCTCCTTCGAAGCCTTGCCCCGTTCTTCCCGCTTCCCGCGCCTGGTTCCAATCCGTGTCGTCATCGGATCCCCCTATCCGCCCCGACCGATCGACGAGGGAGAAGCGAAAAAGGACTACTACCGCTCTCTTGCGGACGAGATGATCCGACGAATCGGCGAGCTCCGCTAG
- a CDS encoding FeoA family protein produces MSLPPEQPLEVVPQAFPLSEASVGAQLWIHSVAGSPCESYRLHEMGFCQRAELVKLSHGTMTVCLVCGARVGLSAALAQRIFVTVAPGESRKEDGSSGIDPCHSPFGEGTLFCRILNRFLRKRGGGAVG; encoded by the coding sequence ATGAGCTTGCCTCCCGAACAACCACTGGAGGTCGTACCGCAGGCATTTCCCTTGTCAGAAGCGTCGGTCGGCGCCCAACTCTGGATCCATTCGGTGGCGGGTAGTCCGTGCGAGTCGTACCGGCTCCACGAGATGGGCTTCTGCCAGCGGGCGGAGCTCGTAAAGCTATCCCATGGTACGATGACCGTCTGCCTGGTCTGCGGCGCGCGCGTCGGCCTGAGCGCGGCCCTGGCGCAGCGGATCTTCGTCACTGTAGCTCCTGGAGAATCGAGGAAGGAGGACGGGTCCTCCGGGATCGATCCCTGCCACTCTCCTTTTGGGGAAGGGACATTGTTCTGCCGGATCCTGAACCGCTTTCTCCGAAAGAGAGGCGGCGGAGCCGTCGGATAG